The window TTATTTGAAGGTTGATAATAGATTAGTTTTTTTTTTTTTTGAAGTACATTAATGGGTAGTGGGGAGTTTTTTGTTATAGTTATAAGTCTTAACTTCCAATATATCCACTTTTTATAATTATCTGCACTGTTATTATTTTTTATTTTTATTTTTTGCTTTTTATTATAATAACTTAGTTGTTTTAAACTTTTCATTAACTTATTAAAAATAATTTAAGCAAAACATAATTTGATAAATTCCTTAAACGCATGGTTTTATAGCTAAACCCAACTCACTCGCGAGTGCGGATAATAAGCGATTATTAATAAAATGAAAACTTGAGGGGCAAAATTACAGCAGAGTTTTTTGTTTTGGTCTGAAACAAAAGCCAGCAAGGCAAAAGAAGAACACAAGTAGAAGAGAAGAACTGGAAAACCAAAGCAGCTAACAAATTACAGCAGTGTGTCCCTCCTAATTTTGCAGTAGACTGCTTCCATGGCTTCTCCTCCTTCCTCTACTGAAACCGACAGACCGCATTTCAAGCCTACCGTAAGTACCATCTCTTCTTCCTCCTTATCAATTTCACGTCTTTACATTATCCATTTGATTTTGCTTTCAATTTCGGAAGGTATCTCTCTACGATTGGTGGCTCGTCAAATCCCAAGACAACCACGGAAACAATAGACTCGCCGTCGCCGGCGTTTCTTCCGCTCCGTGAGTTGAATTCCCCTCATTTCTGTTCTAGGGTTTCATTTGTCCGTACTGTTAATTTGGGATTTTGAATTTTTGGTTGCAAATTCGTTCAATTTCAGGCAAGAGAGAGTGTTTTACTCTGCGCCCATATGTAAAAAACACGATGTTTTCACCCTGGAGACAACCGATGGTGTAATCATTAGTCTTAATGGGACTTTTAACAAGCAGCAGGCTATTGCAAGTGGGTTTCCTGATGAGGTACTAAAGAACCCATCTTTTTTAATTCTGGTTTTCCATTCCTAGTCAAAGTTGTTGAATGTTGTAATTGAATTGTTATTCAAAAATGTGGCTTTTGAGGTTTAGTAGTGAACAAGTGTCAGTTGGGTTAACTGACTATGAAATGACTGTAGCTGAGTAGTTGTCAATCATTTTGGGCCGATAATTTTGTTTTGATGGTCTGAGGAATCCAGAAGGCAAAGCAAATGCATTTTACAAGTATAAGAGCACAGTCTAGCCATTGTTGCTACTTGTTTTCCTGATTCACAAAGTTAAACTTGCATCTTTTTTTTGTGTAATATGTGTTGACCTTCGCAAATTGATGTTTGCCTTTGATCTTACACAGGTTGCCATGCATTTTCAATTGGGATTTTATACAGGCTGGGAAAAAGGTGTTGCAGAGTTATTGGAACAAGATTTTGACACTACTGGTGTTTCTGGAAGAATATCTGATTCGGGTTCAGAAGGTTTACATATTGATGCTACATTTACTGTGTAAAGTTCTTTTTCATGCCTAAAATCTCGCATACTAGCTAATTATCATCATTCTGAATCCTTTCTGTTTATGTGGAGTAGGTCCTACTTCAGTGCGTTTTTCTCAAGAAGAAACTCGAACTCCTTATGAGCATGTTGGATCAACTTATTTTCAGTGGATTGGTAGATCAAAGAATCTGGAAGTCAATCAGAAGAACCCAATGTCTGTATGCTCTATGAAGCATAAAAGTGCTAAGTTGCTTCCTTCATTAGATGCCTTTGAGAATGTAGGAGAAGCGTTAGGTGCAGCTGTTCAGTCAGGGGGTGGAAATAGTGAAGCCAAGAGATGTCTGAGCAATTATATACACCGGGTGAGCAGATTTTTGTCAGAGTTTTGGAGCAAATGGATGAACCAGCAAATGGTTGGCAATGGTTTGAACTCCGAAAATAAGACTACTGACTCTGTTCTAACAGTATCAAAAACTGTAAACAATTCTTTACAAACTGATGAATGTGAAGTAGGAGAGAAAGGTATGTACCATCCCTCAAATTCTGCCTAAGATTTTGTAGAACTAGCTATCTGAAATGTCATTTTGATAATTGTTTTCTTTCTGTGGAGTGGTTGCAGGCGTGGAAAGTTCTTGTCTAACTTCTTTGCATCTTTCTCTAGAAGAAGGTTCACATGAGCAAGTGTCTTGTGAAGAGATGTGTGATTCTGAATTTCCGGAACAGTTGTCTTCAAGGCAGTCCTTGAATAACTCACCTAATGACATGGTTAACCATGCAGTTGAGGAGGAAACAGACACAGAGGATTTCATATCAACTGCTTTGCAGTCTATTGGGATACCAAGGACTCTAGAAGAAAATGAGAAGAACCCAGAATATGGATGCTCAATCAAGCTTAGTAGTACAAGTTTTAGTGCTTCAGTAGATGTAGGTGTAGTAGCGTCAGGTGTAACAATTCCGTTGGCGGGTGAAATTAATGTATCAAAGACATGTCCGAGAAATCCTGGAGGCAGAGTATCTGGAGATTTGTCAATAATTACAAGAAGCAAAGGTGAGACGAAGCAAATTGTTGGCAATGGATTGAACTCTGAACAAAATACAGTGGACTCTGTACCAGCAGTTGAATCAGTGAGCACTACTTCACAAAGTGTGGATTATGAAGTTGGAGGGAGACAGATGTTTGAATCGTTTCTCTCTTGTTGTCAAAGGGCTGAAGGTCTAATTAATTCTAGTCCAACTTTTGTGCATTTTGCTCGCGAAACTCCTAATGAGAAGGTCCATTGTGAAGATAGGCTTGATGTTGAAGGTCCAAAACAGATTACTACAAACCTGTCCTCAGATAGCACCATTGATGACTCAAAAGTTGATGATTTAATGAACCATGCTGCTGAAGTGGAATTAGACATCGAGAATATTGGATTAACTGAGTTTCAGTCTTTTGGGAGACCACAGACAAGAGAAGAAAATGAGACTGCA of the Fragaria vesca subsp. vesca linkage group LG6, FraVesHawaii_1.0, whole genome shotgun sequence genome contains:
- the LOC101313444 gene encoding uncharacterized protein LOC101313444, with protein sequence MASPPSSTETDRPHFKPTVSLYDWWLVKSQDNHGNNRLAVAGVSSAPQERVFYSAPICKKHDVFTLETTDGVIISLNGTFNKQQAIASGFPDEVAMHFQLGFYTGWEKGVAELLEQDFDTTGVSGRISDSGSEGPTSVRFSQEETRTPYEHVGSTYFQWIGRSKNLEVNQKNPMSVCSMKHKSAKLLPSLDAFENVGEALGAAVQSGGGNSEAKRCLSNYIHRVSRFLSEFWSKWMNQQMVGNGLNSENKTTDSVLTVSKTVNNSLQTDECEVGEKGVESSCLTSLHLSLEEGSHEQVSCEEMCDSEFPEQLSSRQSLNNSPNDMVNHAVEEETDTEDFISTALQSIGIPRTLEENEKNPEYGCSIKLSSTSFSASVDVGVVASGVTIPLAGEINVSKTCPRNPGGRVSGDLSIITRSKGETKQIVGNGLNSEQNTVDSVPAVESVSTTSQSVDYEVGGRQMFESFLSCCQRAEGLINSSPTFVHFARETPNEKVHCEDRLDVEGPKQITTNLSSDSTIDDSKVDDLMNHAAEVELDIENIGLTEFQSFGRPQTREENETATEALEVQEEVNSKKEVSLSALKANTKKKHVSASLEGSKKRTSTPSTLEVNNKEKVSLSTTKVNTKKRKASPSTSKVSKKNKLSPSTLEVNKKRTSTPLTLEVNNKEKVSLSTTKVNTKKRKASPSTSEVSKKNKLSPSILELYSIISPESLSTGRSRSGRLLLRPLEFWRNQSPVYDKDHGVIGIQEEVPRVTRSRGSLSKPRKRKGNGGRHRKFRGLLYDESSEHIAPLFRGCSQHREIYFYKTTKCLAFTEIQNQTEIILPEVLNANTEFL